CACGCCGTCGCCCTCTTTGAAGACATGGATGCCCCAGCTGATCCAAAGGTCGGCCTCGCTATCGGGCACGTTGAGCAGCCGCGTCAGCGAACGCGACTGGAGCGGCAGTGCGACCTCGCGAACGATTTCAACCTCGTCCTTCCTCGCGGCGTCGTCGACGATCTCCTCGACCAGACGTCGCATGTCCGCCTGGTACTCCGGGGCGTTCGGCCGCTTGAAAAAAGGCTCGACCAGCGCGCGGTAGTTGGTGTGATCCGGTGGATCGGTCTCGATCGGGTACTGCCGCACGTCGCGAACGTCCGCCTCGGAGTGCGGGACGATCATGTACGGATCGTCATTGCTGAACTGCTTCCAGTCCTTGCAGCACTTGCGAACGTCTTTGAGACGAAGGACCAGCGGCATGTCCTGCCCTTCGGCCTGCATCGTCTTGATGCCGGCGTTCTGTCGATCTTCTGCGAAAGGATCTCTGTCGGCCATCGTGGTCTAGTTGGAGGACTTCAGCAGGTCTTTGAGTTCGAAGCTGACATCAGCGAGTGACTCAGCAGGCGGCTTGATCTGCTTCGGAATCAGCTTGCTGCCGATCACGTAGCTCTTGGCCTCGTTGATGGCGTCGACTGCGATGAGCGTCTCGTCGCGCAGGTACCAGGCCGAAAAGCTCTGGCCTGGCTCGGCCTTGCCGCGAACGACGCATCGGTCGTAGCCCGTCGACACGCCCGCGATCTGCAGCTTCACGTCGTACTGGTCCGACCAGAACCACGGCAGCGTCGTCTTCAGCTGCGTTGCACCGGCGATGGCAGCGGCGACGCGTTTGGCCTGATCGGTTGCGTTCTGAACGGATTCGAGTCGCAGCCGCGTCTCGTAGAGCGGGTGGAACTGATTGCAGCAGTCGCCCATTGCATAGATCGACGGATCGGACGTCCGATTCATCTCGTCGACGACGATCCCGTTGTCGACGTCGAGGCCGCAGGCTCGGGCAAGGTCGTCATTCGGTGCGGCTCCGGCACCGACCACGACGAAGTCGACTTCGCAGAGGGTCTCACCCGCTTTGTCCCGCAGAGCGAGCCCGCCGCTTGACGGGTCGATCGATGCGACGGCGGTTCCAGTTCGGAGGTCGACGTCGTGCCCGCGATGGAGTGCCTCGAAAAAGTCTGACACCGCCTCGCAAGTCACGCGCGACAGCACACGATCGGCCATCTCGAAGACGGTCACTGAGCGTCCGAGCTTCCGCAGTGAGGCTGCGACTTCGAGGCCGATGAAGCCAGCGCCGATGATGGCGACACGGTCCGCATCACGAGTCGCGTCGCGAACGGCCTCAGCTTCGGCGGCGGTGCGGAGTGAGGAGACCAGGTCGTGATCGATGCCGCTGATCGGCGGTCTGAGGTGCTTCGAACCTGTTGCAAGGACGAGCGACGTGTACTCGATCGACGCGTCTCCAACCTGAACGGTCTTCGCATCACGATCGATCGCTTCGGCACGCTGATCCAGACGCAGCTGGATGCCCTGATCCTCGTAGAAATCAGTCGGCCGGATCAGCTGGAGGTCCGAGTCGCCGTTCGGATCGAGCTGCGTCTTCGATAGCGGCGGACGGTGGTACGGCACGACGGGTTCGTCGGCGATGAGCGTGATCGGCCCACGCCACTTTGCCTGGCGGAGCGAGGCACACAGCTGGGCCGCGGCGTGACCGCCACCGACGATGACGCAATGGTCGTCCGGCACACTCATTGGGGCGCAGCCACTCTCACTTTCAGGCCGTCGAGTTCGGGCGTGATCGGCACTTGGCAACCCAGCCGGCTGGTCTCGTCGGTGTCGTCGTCAAGCTCGAGCATGTCGGCCTCGGCGTCGTTGGGCTGGCCGACGCGGTCCATCCAGTCGGGATCGACGTGGACGTGGCACGTCGCACACGAGCAAACGCCGCCGCAATCGCCCTCGATGCCTTCGACCTGGT
This portion of the Planctomycetota bacterium genome encodes:
- a CDS encoding cytochrome P450, which gives rise to MADRDPFAEDRQNAGIKTMQAEGQDMPLVLRLKDVRKCCKDWKQFSNDDPYMIVPHSEADVRDVRQYPIETDPPDHTNYRALVEPFFKRPNAPEYQADMRRLVEEIVDDAARKDEVEIVREVALPLQSRSLTRLLNVPDSEADLWISWGIHVFKEGDGV
- a CDS encoding FAD/NAD(P)-binding oxidoreductase — its product is MSVPDDHCVIVGGGHAAAQLCASLRQAKWRGPITLIADEPVVPYHRPPLSKTQLDPNGDSDLQLIRPTDFYEDQGIQLRLDQRAEAIDRDAKTVQVGDASIEYTSLVLATGSKHLRPPISGIDHDLVSSLRTAAEAEAVRDATRDADRVAIIGAGFIGLEVAASLRKLGRSVTVFEMADRVLSRVTCEAVSDFFEALHRGHDVDLRTGTAVASIDPSSGGLALRDKAGETLCEVDFVVVGAGAAPNDDLARACGLDVDNGIVVDEMNRTSDPSIYAMGDCCNQFHPLYETRLRLESVQNATDQAKRVAAAIAGATQLKTTLPWFWSDQYDVKLQIAGVSTGYDRCVVRGKAEPGQSFSAWYLRDETLIAVDAINEAKSYVIGSKLIPKQIKPPAESLADVSFELKDLLKSSN
- a CDS encoding 2Fe-2S iron-sulfur cluster-binding protein, giving the protein MAKITYTQPNGQDVVVDAADGSLMTAAVANQVEGIEGDCGGVCSCATCHVHVDPDWMDRVGQPNDAEADMLELDDDTDETSRLGCQVPITPELDGLKVRVAAPQ